From one Lolium rigidum isolate FL_2022 chromosome 4, APGP_CSIRO_Lrig_0.1, whole genome shotgun sequence genomic stretch:
- the LOC124647838 gene encoding abscisic acid 8'-hydroxylase 4-like, translated as MTTMESEWRLAAHIFLLSAAIGGITYLLHRALRSFHLRQENRSPPPGGIGSWCRGFVGAETLSFLADNSSGRGFYHFVHTRALRYGACFRTSLFGRTHVFLLSAKARAAAACLLAADPPHFAKRYVRTVADLLGEHSLLCTSHDTHRRMRRAVAGLFASASTAAFAETFDRLTTDQLLATHFQDRVVVLDVALDVTFRAICEMLIGPQDDSQKLERLQSDVMDVTQAMLAVPLRLPGTRFYKGLQARKRIMDVLRQEISMRRQSSLKLDRRDDFLQTLLLKSHTDAPEEALTDEQILDNILTLIIAGQVTTATAITWMIKYLGDNTDLQEKLRSVQLDLASKHHGSPLSLQHLNTMDYAYKTVKESLRMATIVSWFPRVALKDCQVAGFHIKKDWIVNVDARSIHYDPTIYHNPTMFDPSRFNDDMKPYSFLVFGAGGRTCLGMNLAKIMMLIFLHRLVTNFRWEMADHDTSLERWAMFPRLKNGCPICLTPIHKKMY; from the exons ATGACGACAATGGAATCAGAATGGCGCCTTGCTGCTCACATCTTCCTGTTGTCTGCCGCCATCGGCGGCATcacgtacctcctccaccgcgccCTACGTAGTTTCCACCTACGACAAGAGAACAGgagcccgccgccgggaggcatcGGCAGCTGGTGCCGCGGCTTCGTCGGGGCCGAGACGCTCTCCTTCCTGGCCGACAACAGCAGCGGTAGAGGCTTCTACCACTTCGTCCACACCCGCGCGCTCCGCTACGGCGCCTGCTTCCGCACCAGTCTCTTCGGCCGCACCCACGTCTTCCTCCTCTCTGCAAaggcacgcgccgccgccgcatgcCTCCTCGCCGCCGACCCGCCCCACTTCGCCAAGCGCTACGTCCGCACCGTCGCCGACCTCCTCGGAGAGCACAGCCTTCTCTGCACCTCCCACGACACCCACCGCCGCatgcgccgcgccgtcgcgggaCTCTTCGCCTCGGCGTCcaccgccgccttcgccgaaaCTTTCGACCGTCTGACCACCGACCAGCTGCTTGCCACCCATTTTCAGGACCGGGTCGTCGTGCTGGACGTCGCTCTGGACGTAACTTTCAGGGCCATCTGCGAGATGCTCATCGGGCCGCAGGATGACTCGCAGAAGCTGGAGCGGCTGCAGAGCGACGTCATGGACGTAACGCAGGCCATGCTCGCGGTGCCGCTCAGGCTGCCTGGAACAAGGTTCTACAAAGGCCTACAG GCAAGGAAAAGGATCATGGATGTCCTGAGGCAAGAAATATCCATGAGGAGACAGAGTAGCCTGAAACTAGATCGTCGCGATGACTTCCTGCAGACCCTTCTCCTCAAGAGCCATACGGATGCGCCTGAAGAAGCGCTCACGGATGAACAGATTTTGGACAACATTTTGACACTCATAATTGCAG GGCAAGTGACAACAGCAACGGCAATCACATGGATGATCAAATATCTGGGTGACAACACAGACCTCCAAGAGAAATTAAGA TCAGTTCAGCTTGATCTGGCATCAAAGCACCATGGTTCACCTCTTTCCCTCCAGCATCTGAATACCATGGACTACGCATACAAGACGGTCAAAGAATCCCTAAGGATGGCGACCATAGTTTCTTGGTTTCCGAGAGTGGCGCTCAAGGACTGTCAGGTTGCAG GATTCCACATTAAGAAGGATTGGATCGTAAACGTCGACGCAAGGTCCATACACTATGATCCGACCATCTACCATAATCCAACGATGTTTGACCCTTCCAGGTTCAAT GATGATATGAAGCCATACAGCTTCTTGGTATTCGGAGCGGGCGGTAGAACATGTCTGGGAATGAACCTTGCcaagattatgatgctaatatttcTTCATCGCCTCGTGACCAATTTCAG ATGGGAGATGGCCGACCATGACACAAGCCTGGAGAGATGGGCAATGTTTCCAAGGCTTAAGAACGGCTGCCCAATTTGTCTCACACCAATACACAAGAAGATGTACTGA
- the LOC124706418 gene encoding D-xylose-proton symporter-like 2 has product MASKDERDVEIHVSSPASDDCEATRPLLAAACEAYSVSAAILPFFFPALGGLLYGYDIGATSGATISLKSSTSSGTTWYNLSSVQTGLVVSGSLYGALIGSATAFTIADFLGRRRELVVASISYLAGALLTAAAPNFLIMVVGRFLYGIGIGLAMHAAPMYIAETAPSQIRGMLISLKEFFIVLGMLLGYIVGNLYVEVLSGWRYMYAASTPICVIMGIGMCWLPASPRWLLLCATQGKGDLRETKDNATRCLCRLRGQASPDLVSEQVNLILDELSYVGEEKKAGFSEVFQGKCLKAMIIGCGLVFFQQVTGQPSVLYYAATIFQSAGFSGASDATRVSILLGLLKLIMTGVAVLVVDKLGRRPLLIGGVSGIAVALFLLSSYYTLFSGASYVAVIALLLYVGCYQLSFGPIGWLMISEVFPLKLRGRGLSVAVLVNFASNALVTFAFSPLEDLIGTGVLFASFGVIAVASLVFIFCIVPETKGLTLEEIEAKL; this is encoded by the exons ATGGCGTCCAAG GACGAGAGGGATGTGGAGATCCATGTCTCCTCCCCGGCGTCCGACGACTGCGAAGCTACCAGGCCCTTGCTGGCCGCCGCCTGCGAGGCCTACTCCGTCTCCGCCGCGATCCTCCC CTTCTTCTTCCCAGCTTTGGGTGGACTTCTCTATGGCTATGACATCGGGGCAACATCTGGTGCCACCATATCGCTCAag TCCTCCACATCCAGTGGTACAACATGGTACAACCTTTCATCAGTGCAGACTGGACTCGTG GTCAGCGGCTCACTCTATGGTGCTTTGATCGGATCCGCCACGGCATTTACCATTGCAGATTTTCTGG GAAGACGCAGAGAGCTTGTTGTTGCTTCTATCTCGTATCTGGCTGGAGCTCTTCTCACAGCGGCGGCTCCTAACTTCCTTATCATGGTGGTCGGTCGCTTTTTATATGGCATAGGAATTGGACTG GCTATGCACGCTGCTCCAATGTATATTGCAGAGACTGCTCCAAGTCAGATTAGAGGCATGCTCATTTCTCTCAAggagttctttattgttcttgggATGCTT CTTGGTTATATAGTAGGTAATCTCTACGTCGAAGTGCTATCTGGTTGGCGCTACATGTACGCCGCCAGTACTCCGATATGTGTAATCATGGGAATTGGGATGTGCTGGTTACCTGCTTCACCTAGGTGGCTTCTGTTATGTGCCACACAAGGGAAAGGAGATCTGCGGGAGACGAAAGACAACGCTACACGTTGCTTATGTCGATTGAGGGGTCAAGCCTCACCTGATTTGGTTTCGGAGCAGGTTAATTTGATTTTGGATGAGCTGTCATATGTTGGCGAAGAGAAAAAAGCAGGCTTCAGTGAGGTCTTTCAAGGAAAATGTCTCAAAGCAATGATAATTGGATGTGGATTGGTGTTCTTTCAGCAG GTCACCGGTCAACCAAGTGTGTTGTACTATGCTGCGACAATCTTTCAG AGTGCTGGATTCTCTGGAGCATCTGATGCCACTCGTGTATCAATTCTTCTTGGCTTACTGAAG CTGATTATGACTGGAGTAGCTGTTCTTGTGGTTGACAAACTTGGCAGAAGACCATTACTCATTGGTGGTGTTAGTGGAATT GCTGTCGCCCTATTCTTGCTGTCTTCATACTATACCTTGTTTTCGGGTGCCTCTTATGTGGCTGTAATAGCACTTCTACTGTATGTTGGCTGCTACCAG TTATCATTTGGTCCGATTGGTTGGCTTATGATTTCGGAGGTTTTCCCGCTGAAACTGAGGGGGCGTGGACTGAGTGTTGCTGTTCTTGTGAACTTCGCCTCCAATGCCCTGGTCACTTTTGCTTTCTCCCCACTAGAG GACTTGATTGGCACTGGGGTTCTCTTTGCTTCGTTCGGGGTGATTGCGGTGGCGTCTCTTGTGTTCATATTCTGCATCGTGCCTGAAACTAAAGGGCTCACGCTGGAAGAAATTGAAGCCAAACTGTAG
- the LOC124646450 gene encoding probable NADH dehydrogenase [ubiquinone] 1 alpha subcomplex subunit 12: MAAVVRSVWQGIREKGLVNFFRYARDEGYLKCLPDGNLLQTKIHNIGATLVGVDSFGNKYYEKVHDTQYGRHRWVEYADKGRYNASQVPAEWHGWLHHITDSTGDKLLEEKTKKYIMEHRQNYTGQGDDLIYHSKGHALNPGQRDWTRYQPWEPKKEEAS, translated from the exons ATGGCAGCGGTGGTTCGGAGCGTGTGGCAGGGCATCAGGGAGAAGGGCCTCGTCAACTTCTTCCGCTACGCCCGCGACGAGGGATACCT AAAATGCCTTCCTGACGGAAACCTGCT GCAAACCAAAATTCACAACATTGGCGCAACCCTTGTAGGAGTTGACAGTTTCGGAAACAAGTACTATGAGAAAGTACACGACACGCAGTATG GAAGGCACAGGTGGGTAGAGTACGCAGACAAGGGCCGTTACAATGCATCCCAAGTGCCTGCTGAATGGCATGGATGGCTACACCACATTACAGACAGTACTGGGGATAAG CTGTTGGAGGAGAAGACTAAAAAGTACATCATGGAGCACAGACAGAACTACACCGGACAGGGCGACGATCTGATCTACCACTCCAAGGGGCATGCTCTAAACCCAGGGCAAAGGGACTGGACAAGGTACCAGCCTTGGGAaccgaagaaagaggaggcctCCTGA